One segment of Fusarium oxysporum f. sp. lycopersici 4287 chromosome 15, whole genome shotgun sequence DNA contains the following:
- a CDS encoding hypothetical protein (At least one base has a quality score < 10), with the protein MLPSESEAYRLLDIVSLYIGQSQSHFDVREVCDNIDLYYADPGRQLERSAAWFLRMIIILAIGKLLRGDNADNRANCYPGSNLFEYVHASLPNPSMQHSQGRVAIETLTLLGVYLQAMNRKEEAYIYTSIALRLAVTHGYHRPLETSKVPRWEKAHIGRLWWTIYMQERRLAAATGHPYGIDDDFIMLDYPIDQPGFSSSHAIRTNARIARVTSRVLTDLYSPKRQNQDSFVLDVKEIIKCLHEISREIPENLATIAERPNSRVSVRTNASLQLMLYQATLLTIRPVMLHVAHLILAGESSNLEHLGNSSLAQLCRASAEASRRVVRTILTLRKMNLLTIFGFFDCDALFSAAFVLLLTVVFDSACEEKDKMNPSPGLGEALQILQYLADNHNTNAIERLHEVKNLWHQLSEHLHLKESTTAPSQGPMQSTRGSPLRHGANSNQASISRHNTELPLNLDIIGESVQLGSNNDKPSQLEPHFDNLEGSNRSMDLDVDHGISTFPSEVSQIWMPSATSIGTIPGNDLLLTDIPLDEYHGYFQSLLDNSDWCLTGQDVGDLAEFGRHVENFSKS; encoded by the exons ATGCTACCGAGCGAATCTGAGGCTTACCGGCTACTTGACATCGTGAGTCTTTACATTGGCCAGAGTCAGAGTCACTTTGACGTACGAGAGGTCTGCGATAATATCGATCTATATTATGCAGATCCAGGACGCCAGCTGGAACGCTCGGCAGCATGGTTCTTGCGCATGATTATTATCCTTGCAATAGGGAAACTCCTTCGCGGCGACAACGCAGACAATAGAGCAAATTGTTATCCGGGCAGTAACTTGTTCGAATATGTACACGCCAGTCTACCAAACCCCAGCATGCAACATTCCCAGGGCAGGGTCGCAATTGAGACACTAACACTCCTCGGAGTTTATCTCCAAGCCATGAATCGAAAGGAAGAAGCATACATATAC ACCAGCATAGCCTTGCGGCTTGCTGTTACACACGGTTACCACCGCCCTCTTGAAACAAGTAAAGTCCCCCGATGGGAAAAAGCCCACATCGGAAGGCTATGGTGGACGATATACATGCAAGAGAG GCGATTGGCAGCAGCGACAGGACATCCCTATGGTATCGACGATGATTTCATCATGCTAGACTATCCTATCGATCAACCAGGGTTTAGTTCGAGTCATGCGATACGAACAAATGCTAGAATAGCCAGGGTCACAAGCCGTGTTCTAACAG ACCTCTATAGTCCTAAGCGCCAAAACCAGGACTCGTTCGTGCTGGACGTGAAGGAAATTATCAAGTGCCTACACGAAATATCGAGAGAGATACCAGAAAACCTGGCAACTATAGCCGAAAGACCTAATTCTCGAGTTTCTGTGAGAACAAACgcttctcttcagctcatGTTATATCAG GCCACTCTGCTCACTATACGCCCGGTAATGCTACATGTAGCGCATCTGATACTTGCAGGTGAGAGCTCTAATTTAGAACACCTGGGAAATTCTTCGCTAGCACAACTCTGTCGAGCATCTGCCGAAGCCTCAAGGCGTGTAGTCCGGACGATCCTGACATTGAGAAAAATGAATCTGTTGA CCATTTTTGGATTCTTTGATTGCGATGCCCTTTTTTCCGCCGCTTTCGTCCTCCTTCTCACGGTTGTTTTTGACTCTGCGTGCGAAGAAAAGGATAAGATGAATCCATCACCAGGCCTAGGCGAGGCCCTACAGATTTTGCAGTATCTGGCAGACAATCATAATACCAACGCCATCGAGCGACTTCACGAAGTGAAGAATCTTTGGCATCAACTATCGGAACATCTACATTTAAAGGAAAGCACCACTGCGCCCTCTCAGGGTCCTATGCAATCTACTCGTGGCTCCCCACTTCGACATGGAGCGAACAGTAATCAGGCATCTATCTCTCGTCATAACACAGAACTTCCTCTCAACTTGGATATAATCGGAGAATCAGTCCAGCTCGGAAGTAATAATgacaagccaagccagctCGAACCACACTTTGACAACCTAGAAGGAAGTAATAGAAGCATGGACTTGGATGTAGACCATGGAATCTCTACCTTCCCAAGCGAGGTATCCCAGATCTGGATGCCTTCAGCGACTTCAATAGGCACCATACCAGGCAACGATCTGTTACTTACGGATATACCACTAGATGAATACCATGGGTATTTCCAGTCGCTTCTGGATAACTCGGATTGGTGTCTTACAGGTCAGGACGTGGGAGATTTAGCAGAGTTTGGAAGACATGTTGAAAACTTCAGTAAATCCTAG
- a CDS encoding hypothetical protein (At least one base has a quality score < 10), with product MGEWLPDVTNDLSQSPFVSDRDTRQSNRTNAAASPSAPRPSTRPKASCPLTVRSIETDSSLSSSATFGARVQNLVSQARHTRETPQPTPTGFISSNDRPSPGQAYGVCQSDFSMLPSESEAYRLLDIVSLYIGQSQSHFDVREVCDNIDLYYADPGRQLERSAAWFLRMIIILAIGKLLRGDNADNRANCYPGSNLFEYVHASLPNPSMQHSQGRVAIETLTLLGVYLQAMNRKEEAYIYTSIALRLAVTHGYHRPLETSKVPRWEKAHIGRLWWTIYMQERRLAAATGHPYGIDDDFIMLDYPIDQPGFSSSHAIRTNARIARVTSRVLTDLYSPKRQNQDSFVLDVKEIIKCLHEISREIPENLATIAERPNSRVSVRTNASLQLMLYQATLLTIRPVMLHVAHLILAGESSNLEHLGNSSLAQLCRASAEASRRVVRTILTLRKMNLLTIFGFFDCDALFSAAFVLLLTVVFDSACEEKDKMNPSPGLGEALQILQYLADNHNTNAIERLHEVKNLWHQLSEHLHLKESTTAPSQGPMQSTRGSPLRHGANSNQASISRHNTELPLNLDIIGESVQLGSNNDKPSQLEPHFDNLEGSNRSMDLDVDHGISTFPSEVSQIWMPSATSIGTIPGNDLLLTDIPLDEYHGYFQSLLDNSDWCLTGQDVGDLAEFGRHVENFSKS from the exons ATGGGAGAATGGCTTCCCGATGTTACCAATGATCTTTCCCA GAGCCCGTTCGTCAGCGATCGCGATACTCGACAATCTAATCGCACAAATGCCGCTGCTTCTCCATCAGCTCCCCGACCTTCCACTCGACCAAAGGCTTCCTGTCCGTTGACCGTCCGGT CCATAGAGACCGATTCGTCGTTGAGTTCGAGTGCGACGTTTGGCGCGAGGGTTCAAAACCTCGTCAGTCAGGCCCGCCATACCCGCGAAACACCGCAGCCTACGCCGACAGGATTTATTTCCAGCAATGACCGTCCATCTCCAGGGCAGGCCTATGGTGTATGTCAAAGCGATTTCTCTATGCTACCGAGCGAATCTGAGGCTTACCGGCTACTTGACATCGTGAGTCTTTACATTGGCCAGAGTCAGAGTCACTTTGACGTACGAGAGGTCTGCGATAATATCGATCTATATTATGCAGATCCAGGACGCCAGCTGGAACGCTCGGCAGCATGGTTCTTGCGCATGATTATTATCCTTGCAATAGGGAAACTCCTTCGCGGCGACAACGCAGACAATAGAGCAAATTGTTATCCGGGCAGTAACTTGTTCGAATATGTACACGCCAGTCTACCAAACCCCAGCATGCAACATTCCCAGGGCAGGGTCGCAATTGAGACACTAACACTCCTCGGAGTTTATCTCCAAGCCATGAATCGAAAGGAAGAAGCATACATATAC ACCAGCATAGCCTTGCGGCTTGCTGTTACACACGGTTACCACCGCCCTCTTGAAACAAGTAAAGTCCCCCGATGGGAAAAAGCCCACATCGGAAGGCTATGGTGGACGATATACATGCAAGAGAG GCGATTGGCAGCAGCGACAGGACATCCCTATGGTATCGACGATGATTTCATCATGCTAGACTATCCTATCGATCAACCAGGGTTTAGTTCGAGTCATGCGATACGAACAAATGCTAGAATAGCCAGGGTCACAAGCCGTGTTCTAACAG ACCTCTATAGTCCTAAGCGCCAAAACCAGGACTCGTTCGTGCTGGACGTGAAGGAAATTATCAAGTGCCTACACGAAATATCGAGAGAGATACCAGAAAACCTGGCAACTATAGCCGAAAGACCTAATTCTCGAGTTTCTGTGAGAACAAACgcttctcttcagctcatGTTATATCAG GCCACTCTGCTCACTATACGCCCGGTAATGCTACATGTAGCGCATCTGATACTTGCAGGTGAGAGCTCTAATTTAGAACACCTGGGAAATTCTTCGCTAGCACAACTCTGTCGAGCATCTGCCGAAGCCTCAAGGCGTGTAGTCCGGACGATCCTGACATTGAGAAAAATGAATCTGTTGA CCATTTTTGGATTCTTTGATTGCGATGCCCTTTTTTCCGCCGCTTTCGTCCTCCTTCTCACGGTTGTTTTTGACTCTGCGTGCGAAGAAAAGGATAAGATGAATCCATCACCAGGCCTAGGCGAGGCCCTACAGATTTTGCAGTATCTGGCAGACAATCATAATACCAACGCCATCGAGCGACTTCACGAAGTGAAGAATCTTTGGCATCAACTATCGGAACATCTACATTTAAAGGAAAGCACCACTGCGCCCTCTCAGGGTCCTATGCAATCTACTCGTGGCTCCCCACTTCGACATGGAGCGAACAGTAATCAGGCATCTATCTCTCGTCATAACACAGAACTTCCTCTCAACTTGGATATAATCGGAGAATCAGTCCAGCTCGGAAGTAATAATgacaagccaagccagctCGAACCACACTTTGACAACCTAGAAGGAAGTAATAGAAGCATGGACTTGGATGTAGACCATGGAATCTCTACCTTCCCAAGCGAGGTATCCCAGATCTGGATGCCTTCAGCGACTTCAATAGGCACCATACCAGGCAACGATCTGTTACTTACGGATATACCACTAGATGAATACCATGGGTATTTCCAGTCGCTTCTGGATAACTCGGATTGGTGTCTTACAGGTCAGGACGTGGGAGATTTAGCAGAGTTTGGAAGACATGTTGAAAACTTCAGTAAATCCTAG